Proteins encoded in a region of the Saccharothrix ecbatanensis genome:
- the ribH gene encoding 6,7-dimethyl-8-ribityllumazine synthase encodes MSGEGRPDPVVPDATGLTVAVVATRWHTRITDNLVERALTAAAKAGVVSPTVVRVPGAVELPVVAQELARTHDAVVALGVVIRGGTPHFEYVCDAVTAGLTRVALDASTPVGNGVLTTNDEEQALARAGFPDSVEDKGFEACVAALETALVLRSLRSDSGSLPSASPRAGS; translated from the coding sequence ATGAGCGGCGAAGGGCGGCCGGACCCCGTCGTGCCGGACGCGACGGGGCTGACGGTGGCCGTGGTGGCCACCCGCTGGCACACCAGGATCACCGACAACCTGGTCGAGCGGGCGTTGACCGCCGCCGCGAAGGCCGGGGTCGTGTCACCGACGGTGGTGCGGGTGCCGGGTGCGGTGGAGCTGCCGGTGGTGGCCCAGGAACTGGCCCGGACGCACGACGCAGTGGTGGCGTTGGGTGTGGTGATCCGGGGTGGGACGCCGCACTTCGAGTACGTGTGCGACGCGGTGACCGCCGGCTTGACCAGGGTGGCGCTGGACGCCTCCACGCCCGTCGGCAACGGCGTGCTGACCACGAACGACGAGGAGCAGGCGCTGGCACGTGCCGGGTTCCCCGATTCGGTGGAGGACAAGGGCTTCGAGGCTTGCGTGGCGGCGTTGGAGACGGCGCTCGTGCTGCGCTCGCTCCGCTCGGACTCGGGGTCGCTGCCGTCGGCTTCGCCGCGGGCGGGGTCGTGA
- a CDS encoding bifunctional 3,4-dihydroxy-2-butanone-4-phosphate synthase/GTP cyclohydrolase II, whose translation MKDFADIERAIADIAAGRPVVVVDDEDRENEGDLIFAAEKATPELVAFTMAECRGLLCTPMEPEALDRLGIDLMVGNNTERMGTAFTVSVDAREGVTTGISAADRARTIRLLADPATTSQDVVRPGHVFPLRAKEGGVLRRAGHTEAAVDLARMAGLRPAGAICEIANADGTMARRDDLELFVRKHDLVLITIADLIAYRRRMETQVERVAEARIPTAHGTFTAVGYDSKLDGIEHIAMVYGDIGDGEDVLVRVHSECLTGDVFGSLRCDCGPQLDAALAAVAAQGRGVVLYMRGHEGRGIGLMHKLQAYQLQDRGADTVDANLGLGLPADARDYGTGAQILCSLGIKSMRLLTNNPAKRVGLEGYGLTVLDRVPLPISPNPENLKYLRTKRDRMGHELHQLEQYEALGQGGAVVSTTEGAE comes from the coding sequence GTGAAGGACTTCGCCGACATCGAGAGGGCCATCGCGGACATCGCCGCGGGCAGGCCCGTCGTCGTCGTGGACGACGAGGACCGCGAGAACGAGGGCGACCTGATCTTCGCCGCGGAGAAGGCCACGCCGGAGCTGGTGGCGTTCACCATGGCCGAGTGCCGCGGCCTGCTGTGCACGCCGATGGAGCCCGAGGCGCTGGACCGGCTGGGCATCGACCTGATGGTCGGGAACAACACCGAGCGGATGGGCACGGCGTTCACCGTGTCGGTCGACGCCCGCGAAGGCGTCACCACGGGTATCTCCGCCGCCGACCGGGCGCGCACGATCCGGTTGCTGGCCGACCCCGCGACGACCTCCCAAGACGTCGTGCGCCCCGGGCACGTGTTCCCGCTGCGCGCCAAGGAGGGCGGCGTGCTGCGGCGCGCGGGCCACACCGAGGCGGCGGTGGACCTGGCCCGGATGGCGGGCCTGCGCCCGGCCGGCGCGATCTGCGAGATCGCCAACGCCGACGGCACCATGGCCCGGCGCGACGACCTGGAGCTGTTCGTCCGCAAGCACGACCTGGTGCTGATCACCATCGCCGACCTGATCGCGTACCGGCGGCGGATGGAGACCCAGGTCGAGCGGGTCGCCGAGGCGCGCATCCCGACCGCGCACGGCACGTTCACCGCGGTCGGCTACGACAGCAAGCTCGACGGCATCGAGCACATCGCGATGGTCTACGGCGACATCGGCGACGGCGAGGACGTGCTGGTCCGGGTGCACTCCGAGTGCCTGACCGGCGACGTGTTCGGCTCGCTGCGCTGCGACTGCGGCCCGCAGCTGGACGCGGCGCTGGCGGCGGTGGCGGCGCAGGGGCGTGGTGTCGTGCTCTACATGCGCGGCCACGAGGGCCGGGGCATCGGCCTGATGCACAAGTTGCAGGCGTACCAGTTGCAGGACCGCGGCGCGGACACCGTGGACGCGAACCTCGGGCTCGGTCTGCCCGCGGACGCCCGCGACTACGGCACCGGCGCGCAGATCCTGTGCTCGCTGGGGATCAAGTCGATGCGGCTGCTGACCAACAACCCGGCCAAGCGGGTCGGGCTGGAGGGCTACGGGCTCACCGTGCTGGACCGGGTGCCGCTGCCGATCTCGCCCAACCCGGAGAACCTGAAGTACCTGCGCACCAAGCGCGACCGGATGGGCCACGAGCTGCACCAGCTGGAGCAGTACGAGGCGCTGGGCCAGGGCGGCGCGGTGGTGTCCACCACGGAGGGAGCGGAATGA
- a CDS encoding riboflavin synthase codes for MFTGIVEELGEVVAVTDLPDAARVTIAGPLVTSDAKHGDSISVSGVCLTVVDVADGVFTADVMRETLTRSSLAKVAEGEKVNLERAAAVGQRLGGHIVQGHVDGTGVVLAREKAEHWEIVHIGLPPGLARYVVEKGSITVDGVSLTVMSVSEDQFAVSLIPTTLELTTLGRRVPGDHVNLEVDVLAKYVERLAAPHLQAAHLRAEEAR; via the coding sequence GTGTTCACCGGGATCGTCGAGGAGTTGGGTGAGGTCGTCGCTGTCACCGATCTGCCGGACGCGGCCCGCGTCACCATCGCGGGCCCGTTGGTGACCAGCGACGCGAAGCACGGCGATTCGATATCGGTCAGCGGCGTGTGCCTCACGGTGGTGGACGTCGCCGACGGCGTGTTCACCGCGGACGTGATGCGCGAGACGCTGACCCGCAGCAGCCTGGCCAAGGTCGCCGAGGGCGAGAAGGTCAACCTGGAGCGCGCCGCCGCCGTCGGCCAGCGCCTGGGCGGCCACATCGTGCAGGGCCACGTGGACGGCACCGGGGTGGTGCTGGCCCGCGAGAAGGCCGAGCACTGGGAGATCGTCCACATCGGACTGCCGCCGGGCCTGGCCCGGTACGTGGTGGAGAAGGGCTCGATCACCGTGGACGGCGTCTCGCTGACCGTCATGTCGGTGTCGGAGGACCAGTTCGCGGTCAGCCTCATCCCGACCACGCTGGAGCTGACCACCCTCGGCCGGCGCGTGCCGGGCGATCACGTCAACCTGGAGGTGGACGTGCTCGCGAAGTACGTCGAGCGGCTCGCCGCGCCGCATCTCCAGGCCGCACACCTGCGTGCCGAGGAGGCCCGGTGA
- the ribD gene encoding bifunctional diaminohydroxyphosphoribosylaminopyrimidine deaminase/5-amino-6-(5-phosphoribosylamino)uracil reductase RibD: MALAIAASERVRGTTSPNPPVGCVILDADGVLVGEGATKPPGGPHAEVVALAQAGERARGGTAFVTLEPCAHHGRTPPCTRALLDAGVARVVHAVADPNPKAAGGADVLRAAGVRVESGVLADDVERGPLRAWLHFARTGRPHVTWKYAASLDGRVAAADGTSRWISSEESRAEVHDFRTKVDAIMVGTGTVRADDPRLTARVPRRGQDVVRQPLRVVVGTSDLPPGARVLDDEAETLHLRTHDADVVLGALAARGVVDVLLEGGPTLAGAFAGARRIDRVLAYLAPKFLGAGPSALADAGVSTVTGAVALVVEQVSMCGPDVRISAVPAR; this comes from the coding sequence ATGGCGCTGGCCATCGCGGCGAGTGAGCGGGTGCGGGGCACCACCAGCCCGAACCCGCCGGTGGGCTGCGTGATCCTGGACGCGGACGGAGTCCTGGTCGGCGAGGGCGCGACCAAGCCGCCGGGTGGGCCGCACGCGGAGGTCGTCGCGCTCGCGCAGGCGGGTGAACGGGCGCGGGGCGGCACGGCGTTCGTCACGTTGGAGCCGTGCGCCCACCACGGCCGCACCCCGCCGTGCACCCGGGCGCTGCTCGACGCGGGCGTGGCACGGGTGGTGCACGCCGTCGCGGACCCGAACCCGAAGGCCGCCGGGGGAGCGGACGTGCTGCGCGCCGCCGGTGTGCGCGTCGAGTCCGGTGTGCTCGCCGACGACGTCGAACGCGGTCCGCTGCGCGCCTGGCTGCACTTCGCCCGCACCGGCCGCCCGCACGTGACGTGGAAGTACGCCGCGAGCCTCGACGGCCGGGTCGCCGCCGCCGACGGCACCAGCCGCTGGATCAGTTCAGAGGAGTCGCGCGCCGAGGTGCACGACTTCCGCACCAAGGTCGACGCGATCATGGTCGGCACCGGCACGGTCCGCGCCGACGACCCGAGGCTCACCGCGCGCGTGCCGCGCCGGGGGCAGGACGTGGTCCGCCAGCCGTTGCGGGTCGTCGTGGGCACGAGCGACCTGCCGCCGGGCGCGCGCGTGCTGGACGACGAGGCCGAGACCCTGCACCTGCGCACGCACGACGCCGACGTGGTGCTCGGCGCGCTGGCCGCACGAGGTGTGGTGGACGTGCTGCTGGAGGGCGGGCCTACGCTGGCGGGTGCGTTCGCCGGAGCGCGCCGCATCGACCGGGTGCTCGCGTACCTCGCGCCGAAGTTCCTGGGCGCGGGTCCGTCCGCTCTGGCGGACGCCGGGGTGTCGACCGTCACCGGCGCGGTGGCATTGGTCGTGGAGCAGGTAAGCATGTGCGGGCCGGACGTGCGGATTTCCGCAGTCCCCGCGCGTTGA
- the rpe gene encoding ribulose-phosphate 3-epimerase, whose translation MIAPSILSADFARLADEAAAVATADWLHVDVMDAHFVPNLTIGLPVVKSLRKATDIPLDCHLMIEDPDRWAVEYAEAGAYNVTVHVEAANDPVRLAKDLRAAGAKAGLSLKPGTTLESCVDVLKHYDTLLIMSVEPGFGGQSFMAEVLDKVRAARRMVDTGHLKLVIEIDGGINADTIEQAAEAGVDCFVAGSAVYDAADPGAALERLRAQATRAR comes from the coding sequence ATGATCGCACCGAGCATCCTGTCCGCCGATTTCGCCCGACTCGCCGACGAGGCCGCCGCCGTGGCGACCGCGGACTGGCTGCACGTGGACGTCATGGACGCGCACTTCGTGCCGAACCTGACGATCGGCCTGCCGGTGGTGAAGTCGCTGCGCAAGGCGACCGACATCCCGCTGGACTGCCACCTGATGATCGAGGACCCGGACCGCTGGGCGGTCGAGTACGCGGAGGCCGGCGCGTACAACGTGACCGTGCACGTCGAGGCGGCGAACGACCCGGTGCGGCTGGCGAAGGACCTGCGCGCGGCGGGCGCGAAGGCCGGTCTGTCGCTCAAGCCGGGCACCACGCTGGAGTCCTGCGTGGACGTCCTCAAGCACTATGACACGCTGTTGATCATGTCGGTGGAGCCGGGCTTCGGCGGCCAGTCGTTCATGGCCGAGGTGTTGGACAAGGTGCGCGCCGCGCGCCGCATGGTCGACACCGGCCACCTCAAGCTCGTGATCGAGATCGACGGCGGCATCAACGCCGACACCATCGAGCAGGCCGCCGAGGCGGGCGTGGACTGCTTCGTGGCCGGGTCCGCCGTCTACGACGCCGCGGACCCCGGCGCGGCCCTGGAGCGGCTGCGCGCACAGGCGACGCGCGCCCGGTGA
- a CDS encoding SDR family NAD(P)-dependent oxidoreductase, translated as MNAEFHDKIALVTGACTPLGVELVESLAGQGALVAAVDSDGAGLAGLVERLHGEGLRIAGRQIDVTSSAAVDALVDQVEREFGPIDALVTTAGALRPGPALSVTDEDWAHSFAVNVDGVFNVSRAVASRMVGRGRGTIVMVPVQAVAVPRSGIAAYSASRAAAVAYIECLAVEVAAHGVHCAVVATADMSEVADEVRFLISDTVPDSMSDPVGA; from the coding sequence ATGAATGCCGAATTTCACGACAAGATCGCACTGGTCACGGGAGCCTGCACGCCGCTCGGCGTCGAACTGGTCGAGTCGCTGGCCGGGCAAGGGGCGCTGGTGGCGGCCGTGGACAGCGACGGAGCCGGGCTCGCGGGCCTGGTGGAACGGCTGCACGGCGAGGGTTTGAGGATCGCCGGGCGGCAGATCGACGTGACGTCGAGCGCCGCCGTCGACGCGTTGGTCGACCAGGTCGAACGCGAGTTCGGCCCGATCGACGCGTTGGTGACCACGGCGGGCGCGTTGCGCCCGGGTCCGGCGCTGTCGGTCACCGACGAGGATTGGGCGCACAGTTTCGCGGTCAACGTGGACGGCGTGTTCAACGTCTCGCGGGCGGTGGCGTCGCGGATGGTCGGGCGCGGTCGCGGGACGATCGTGATGGTGCCCGTGCAGGCGGTCGCGGTGCCCCGGTCGGGGATCGCGGCGTACTCGGCGTCACGGGCGGCCGCGGTGGCGTACATCGAGTGCCTGGCCGTTGAGGTCGCGGCGCACGGGGTGCACTGCGCGGTCGTCGCGACGGCGGACATGTCGGAGGTGGCCGACGAGGTCCGGTTTCTGATCTCCGACACGGTGCCGGACTCGATGTCGGACCCGGTCGGCGCCTGA
- a CDS encoding helix-turn-helix transcriptional regulator — MSKLHGRNREWASVLRFLSAPGGLLAIDAPPCCGKSLLLHEAVAAARDLGYTVVLACGEHFAASADVARALDRADSGTLIAVDQAHRDPAALLALLPRLRERRITALLTLTSAYAGPEVRNALAEHGCVLELGPVGDDVIGLMTTTLLGATPHPDLASLIATAGGDPHLAGELITGLREEGQLEVDGGVARLRGGWLPRRVSELVRGQVDALSAEAARLLRVAAVIGRAFSPREVVTRTGETEDALRPVADEVLASGLVVRIDERLEFVSDLVWRAVVESMPESVRHALRHDTAVLRAPDEDEPAGVPGTDAVHEVRKLAVNGRLGSAIALARESLAQDAPAGAVAELHVVLGGILLADGRPADAASEMEHAVNAEGAPEPLRRLAAAGRLLSLYFATGVPAGARAMTVLTAREREPSDADVVMAATVHSCLEWSDGNFAEAVYWGRESTRWEADRPTAWWQSQAAVSHAMKLSALGEFEQAERLVRESPEDDDEAVTAGAPTARKIARARVLTQAGQLAPAAAAADEGLCTARDRGLRILVPFASTVLATVALQRGEIAAAAEHVRRYRADLAAGEAVLHSGQYDWVELLLAHAEGGPDRVAELARGRIADAVVARRMLVDEPGAAPWLVRQASAVGDRDLAGDVVGAAERLAADNPGFAAVSVAAGHARALLEGDAAQLLAAAGRHRHPWARANANEDLAALLAEAGEADRAAAHTTRALRIFERMGADGEVARLRGWPDVNGATGVEWRRLSGPERDIARLVGAGMTNRQVARQLYLSPHTVNYHLRGIFKKLGISSRVELARWAHEQQTAETSTV; from the coding sequence GTGTCGAAATTGCACGGCCGGAATCGTGAATGGGCTTCGGTTCTTCGCTTCCTGTCCGCACCCGGTGGCCTGCTGGCCATCGACGCGCCGCCGTGCTGCGGCAAATCGCTCCTGCTGCACGAGGCGGTCGCCGCCGCCCGCGACCTCGGCTACACAGTCGTCCTGGCCTGCGGTGAGCACTTCGCCGCGTCCGCCGACGTGGCCCGCGCGCTCGACCGCGCCGACAGCGGCACGCTGATCGCGGTCGACCAGGCGCACCGCGACCCGGCCGCCCTGCTCGCTTTGCTGCCCCGGCTGCGGGAACGGCGGATCACCGCGCTACTGACGTTGACCAGCGCATACGCGGGTCCGGAAGTGCGGAACGCCCTGGCCGAGCACGGCTGCGTGCTCGAGCTCGGCCCGGTAGGCGACGACGTGATCGGGCTGATGACCACCACCCTCCTGGGCGCCACCCCGCACCCCGACCTGGCCTCGTTGATCGCCACCGCGGGCGGTGACCCGCACCTGGCCGGCGAGCTGATCACCGGGCTGCGCGAGGAAGGTCAACTGGAGGTGGACGGCGGCGTGGCCCGGCTGCGCGGCGGCTGGCTGCCGCGCCGGGTGAGCGAGCTGGTGCGCGGTCAGGTGGACGCGCTGTCCGCCGAAGCCGCCCGGCTGTTGCGAGTCGCCGCCGTGATCGGCCGGGCATTTTCGCCGCGCGAAGTGGTCACAAGAACGGGTGAAACCGAGGACGCCTTACGTCCGGTGGCGGACGAAGTGCTCGCTTCCGGCTTGGTGGTGCGAATCGACGAACGCCTGGAGTTCGTCTCCGACTTGGTCTGGCGGGCCGTGGTGGAGTCCATGCCGGAATCGGTGCGGCACGCCCTGCGGCACGACACCGCCGTTCTGCGCGCCCCCGACGAGGACGAGCCGGCCGGAGTCCCGGGCACGGACGCCGTGCACGAAGTCCGCAAGTTGGCCGTGAACGGCCGGCTCGGCTCCGCCATCGCGCTGGCCCGGGAGAGCCTGGCGCAGGACGCGCCCGCCGGCGCCGTCGCCGAGCTGCACGTCGTGCTGGGCGGCATCCTGCTGGCCGACGGACGGCCCGCCGACGCGGCGTCCGAGATGGAGCACGCGGTGAACGCGGAGGGCGCGCCCGAACCGCTGCGCCGGCTGGCGGCGGCGGGGCGGCTGCTGTCGCTGTACTTCGCCACCGGCGTCCCGGCGGGCGCGCGGGCGATGACCGTGCTGACGGCCCGCGAACGGGAGCCGAGCGACGCCGACGTGGTGATGGCCGCGACCGTCCACTCGTGCCTGGAGTGGAGCGACGGGAACTTCGCCGAGGCCGTGTACTGGGGCCGTGAGTCGACCCGGTGGGAGGCGGACCGGCCCACCGCGTGGTGGCAGTCGCAGGCCGCGGTGTCGCACGCGATGAAGCTGTCGGCGCTCGGCGAGTTCGAACAGGCGGAACGCCTGGTGCGGGAAAGCCCCGAGGACGATGACGAGGCGGTGACGGCGGGCGCGCCGACCGCCCGGAAGATCGCCCGCGCCAGGGTGCTCACCCAGGCCGGCCAACTGGCTCCTGCGGCGGCCGCCGCGGACGAGGGCCTGTGCACCGCCCGTGACCGCGGTCTGCGCATCCTGGTGCCGTTCGCGTCGACCGTGCTCGCGACGGTGGCGTTGCAGCGGGGCGAGATCGCGGCGGCGGCCGAGCACGTGCGCCGGTACCGGGCCGACCTGGCGGCGGGCGAGGCGGTGCTGCACTCCGGCCAGTACGACTGGGTCGAACTGCTGCTGGCGCACGCGGAGGGCGGGCCGGACCGGGTCGCCGAACTGGCCCGCGGGCGGATCGCCGACGCCGTCGTCGCCCGCCGGATGCTCGTGGACGAGCCGGGCGCCGCGCCGTGGCTGGTGCGGCAGGCGTCGGCGGTCGGCGACCGGGACCTGGCCGGTGACGTCGTCGGCGCGGCCGAGCGGCTGGCGGCCGACAACCCCGGTTTCGCGGCGGTGTCGGTCGCCGCGGGTCACGCGCGGGCGTTGCTGGAGGGCGACGCGGCGCAGTTGCTGGCGGCGGCCGGTCGGCACCGCCACCCGTGGGCCAGGGCGAACGCGAACGAGGACCTGGCCGCGCTGCTCGCCGAGGCGGGGGAGGCGGACCGCGCGGCGGCGCACACGACGCGGGCGTTGCGGATCTTCGAGCGGATGGGCGCGGATGGCGAGGTGGCCCGGTTGCGCGGGTGGCCCGACGTGAACGGGGCGACCGGCGTGGAGTGGCGGCGGCTGTCCGGGCCGGAACGGGACATCGCCCGGCTGGTGGGCGCCGGGATGACCAACCGGCAGGTGGCCAGGCAGCTGTACCTGTCACCGCACACGGTGAACTACCACCTGCGCGGCATCTTCAAGAAGCTCGGCATCAGCTCACGGGTGGAGTTGGCGAGGTGGGCGCACGAGCAGCAGACCGCCGAGACCTCGACGGTCTGA
- a CDS encoding flavoprotein: protein MTGAEAAGPVLGLVASAAGGVERWLVDGLARPLAGQGWRLAVTLTPTVARWLEPQTVALAATTDLPVRSTSRLPTEPKPHPVPDVVVFAPATANSLAKLALGIGDNQALTVLCEALGRRTPMVVLPQLSDDQAAHPAFPGHLAVLRSAGVVLASDPESVLRELDRTAPFAVFRENRENGARG, encoded by the coding sequence GTGACAGGAGCAGAGGCGGCCGGTCCGGTGCTCGGGCTGGTCGCGTCCGCGGCGGGCGGGGTGGAGCGGTGGTTGGTGGACGGTCTGGCGCGGCCGTTGGCCGGGCAGGGCTGGCGGCTGGCCGTCACGCTGACCCCGACCGTCGCCCGCTGGCTGGAGCCGCAGACAGTGGCACTCGCGGCGACGACGGACCTGCCGGTGCGCTCGACCTCGCGCCTGCCGACCGAGCCGAAACCCCACCCGGTCCCGGACGTGGTGGTGTTCGCACCCGCGACGGCGAATTCGCTGGCCAAACTCGCCCTCGGGATCGGCGACAACCAGGCGCTGACGGTGCTGTGCGAGGCGTTGGGCCGCCGCACGCCGATGGTGGTGCTGCCGCAGTTGTCCGACGACCAGGCCGCCCATCCCGCGTTCCCCGGTCACCTGGCCGTGCTGCGTTCCGCCGGAGTGGTGCTCGCGTCCGATCCCGAGTCGGTGCTGCGGGAACTGGACCGGACTGCGCCATTCGCCGTATTCCGGGAAAATCGGGAGAACGGCGCTCGCGGCTGA
- a CDS encoding RsmB/NOP family class I SAM-dependent RNA methyltransferase — protein MTQRSSRPSRPERAHPPRGRTGTPPRPPVGDPARQAALDTLRAVRQRDAYANLVLPGILRERKITGRDAALATELTYGSLRAQGLLDAVLTACADRPLSEVDGAVLDALRLGAYQLLRTRIPAHAAVASTVDLVRADRGSGAAGFANAVLRRVTGQDEAGWVEEVAPDEDADPIGYLAMAHAHPRWIAQAFAEALGSRGEPLRDALAADDMRPAVHLAARPGQCSSDELAAMTGGEVAPYSPYGVHLDTGSGDPGDLDPVRERLATVQDEGSQLCAVALTRVPLEGSDERWLDLCAGPGGKAVMLGSLASLSGASLDAVEKAPHRADLIRKAAGDVPMTVHVADGRESGLAEGSFDRVLVDAPCTGLGALRRRPEARWRRQPSDVAPLARLQRELLTAALTLVRPGGVVAYVVCTPHLSETVGVVADVARRTGATWLDAREYFPGVPDLGDGPQVQLWPHKHGTDAMFCAMLQRPA, from the coding sequence ATGACCCAGAGGTCTTCCCGGCCGTCCCGACCGGAGCGGGCACACCCGCCGCGCGGACGCACCGGCACCCCGCCCCGCCCGCCCGTGGGCGACCCGGCGCGGCAGGCCGCGTTGGACACGCTGCGGGCGGTCCGCCAGCGGGACGCCTACGCGAACCTCGTGTTGCCCGGCATCCTGCGGGAACGCAAGATCACCGGACGTGACGCGGCCCTCGCCACCGAGTTGACGTACGGCTCGTTGCGCGCGCAGGGCCTGCTGGACGCCGTGCTCACCGCGTGCGCCGACCGTCCGCTGTCCGAAGTGGACGGCGCGGTGCTGGACGCGCTGCGGCTGGGCGCCTACCAGCTGCTGCGCACCCGGATCCCGGCGCACGCCGCGGTCGCCTCCACGGTGGACCTGGTGCGCGCCGACCGCGGTTCGGGCGCGGCCGGTTTCGCCAACGCGGTGCTGCGCCGCGTCACCGGGCAGGACGAGGCTGGCTGGGTGGAGGAGGTCGCGCCCGACGAGGACGCCGACCCGATCGGCTACCTGGCCATGGCCCACGCCCACCCGAGGTGGATCGCGCAGGCGTTCGCCGAGGCCCTGGGCAGTCGCGGTGAGCCGTTGCGCGACGCGCTGGCCGCCGACGACATGCGCCCGGCCGTGCACCTGGCCGCCCGGCCCGGTCAGTGCAGCTCGGACGAGCTGGCCGCGATGACCGGTGGCGAGGTCGCGCCGTACTCGCCGTACGGGGTGCACCTGGACACCGGCTCGGGTGATCCGGGCGATCTGGACCCGGTGCGCGAGCGGCTGGCGACGGTGCAGGACGAGGGCAGCCAGCTGTGCGCGGTGGCGTTGACGCGGGTGCCGCTGGAGGGTTCGGACGAGCGGTGGCTCGACTTGTGCGCCGGTCCCGGCGGCAAGGCGGTGATGCTGGGCTCGCTGGCGTCGCTGTCCGGCGCGTCGTTGGACGCGGTGGAGAAGGCGCCGCACCGGGCGGACCTGATCCGCAAGGCGGCGGGTGACGTGCCGATGACCGTGCACGTGGCCGACGGTCGGGAGTCGGGCCTGGCCGAGGGCTCGTTCGACCGGGTGCTGGTGGACGCGCCGTGCACCGGGCTGGGTGCCTTGCGTCGGCGGCCGGAGGCGCGGTGGCGTCGGCAGCCGTCGGACGTCGCGCCGCTGGCCCGGTTGCAGCGCGAGCTGCTGACCGCGGCGTTGACGCTGGTCAGGCCGGGTGGGGTGGTGGCGTACGTGGTGTGCACGCCGCACTTGTCCGAGACGGTGGGCGTGGTCGCCGACGTGGCCCGCCGGACCGGGGCGACCTGGCTGGACGCCCGCGAGTACTTCCCCGGTGTGCCTGACCTGGGTGACGGCCCGCAGGTGCAGCTGTGGCCGCACAAGCACGGCACGGACGCGATGTTCTGCGCGATGCTCCAGCGGCCCGCCTGA
- the fmt gene encoding methionyl-tRNA formyltransferase encodes MRLVFAGTPEVALPSLRALLDSDRHEVVAVVTRPDAPAGRGRRVERSPVAALADEHGIEVLAPAKAGDPAFRARLAELEPDLCPVVAYGALLPESTLGIPKHGWVNLHFSVLPAWRGAAPVQAAVRHGDDITGATTFRIVKELDAGPVYGVVTEQVRERDTAGELLGRLAESGAKLLLSTVDGVADGTLRAVEQPDQGVSYAPKVSVDDARLDFGTPAAALDRVARAVTPDPGAWAEFRGERIKLGPVVPVESDEPLPPGEIRVERKRVLVGTATDPVELGDVQAQGKKRMSAADWARGARIEAGERIS; translated from the coding sequence ATGCGCCTGGTCTTCGCGGGCACGCCCGAGGTCGCCCTCCCGTCGTTGAGGGCGCTGCTGGATTCCGACCGGCACGAGGTGGTCGCGGTCGTCACCAGGCCGGACGCGCCGGCCGGTCGCGGTCGCCGGGTCGAACGGTCGCCGGTCGCGGCGTTGGCGGACGAGCACGGCATCGAGGTGCTGGCGCCGGCCAAGGCGGGCGACCCGGCGTTCCGGGCGCGGCTGGCCGAGCTGGAGCCCGACCTGTGCCCGGTGGTGGCCTACGGCGCGTTGCTGCCCGAGTCCACGCTGGGCATCCCGAAGCACGGCTGGGTGAACCTGCACTTCTCGGTGCTGCCCGCCTGGCGTGGCGCGGCGCCCGTGCAGGCGGCCGTGCGGCACGGCGACGACATCACCGGCGCGACCACGTTCCGCATCGTCAAGGAGCTGGACGCGGGCCCGGTGTACGGCGTGGTGACCGAGCAGGTGCGCGAGCGGGACACGGCCGGCGAACTGCTGGGCCGGCTCGCCGAGTCCGGCGCCAAGCTGCTGCTGTCTACTGTGGACGGTGTCGCGGACGGCACGCTGCGCGCGGTGGAGCAGCCCGACCAGGGCGTGAGCTACGCGCCGAAGGTGAGCGTGGACGACGCCCGGCTGGACTTCGGCACGCCCGCCGCCGCCCTCGACCGGGTGGCCCGCGCGGTCACGCCGGACCCGGGCGCGTGGGCGGAGTTCCGCGGTGAACGGATCAAGCTCGGCCCGGTGGTCCCGGTCGAGTCGGACGAACCGCTGCCGCCCGGCGAGATCAGGGTGGAGCGCAAACGCGTGCTCGTCGGCACGGCCACCGACCCGGTGGAACTCGGCGACGTGCAGGCGCAGGGCAAGAAGCGGATGTCGGCGGCAGACTGGGCGCGCGGCGCCCGGATCGAGGCGGGGGAGCGGATTTCATGA